One Oncorhynchus keta strain PuntledgeMale-10-30-2019 chromosome 22, Oket_V2, whole genome shotgun sequence DNA window includes the following coding sequences:
- the LOC118401307 gene encoding U3 small nucleolar RNA-associated protein 4 homolog isoform X2, translating into MGEFKVHRVRFFDYMPTAIRAMAFNAHTERLALGRMDGSVEIFNFADHYFQEKVIPGKDSRSIEALCWVGGRLFSAGLNGEITEYDLENLRPKYSLEAYGGPIWTITSNSQGAHLAIGCEDGTVKLFEVLEESIQFERNLDRQKGRIISLSWHPSGTQIAAGMMDMIRVFDVPTGRAVQRLLVDRGFGGSKSRETVVWSVVFLSDCTIISGDSAGKVQVWDGHTGTLVKTHLVTKWDVLALSVSKDESSVVVGTSEGTVIQFQFIAPTLQQQQDKEWVRTRTFKNHTHDVRALAEIETAIVSGGMDTQLVVRPLLEKFDERSHASALRKIHFPHRNLVFCAKKAGLLLFQFPGQLELWRLGESDGHGKPGDSLPLKRKPEKLLHLKRKGEDHICCSALSPCGGWLAYSTMSSVRLYRLQTDNNDISITKVPKLPKILRSAHQLCFSSDSSKLFAASSQSSVLVIALSQSECKYVHTLKPKSGSRQPIHLMTNSVDGKWLATANSDCEIHVYNVQKLKLHCIVPVYGSCPSAMGIHPTTNNLTMVHADQQIFEYSIVEKQYTDWSRKLQKQGLHNLWLDRDTPVTHVTFNPKNPEQILLHDMHMFCIIDQSLPLPDQKNQFYNQMTLRNLSEQERPSHLHAFKICKTFQDLLSVSLLDDQSLVMVERPLLAITSQLPAPVRQKKFAT; encoded by the exons ATGGGGGAGTTTAAAGTGCACCGGGTTCGATTTTTCGACTACATGCCAACTGCCATCAGAGCTATGGCATTCAATGCCCACACAGAGAGATTGGCCCTGGGACGAATGGATGGGAGTGTGGAGATTTTCAACTTCGCAGACCACTATTTCCAGGAAAAG GTTATTCCAGGGAAGGACTCCCGGTCAATCGAGGCCCTGTGTTGGGTTGGAGGACGCCTGTTCAGTGCTGGCCTAAATGGAGAGATCACAGAATATGATCTGGAAAACCTGAGACCCAAGTACTCCCTGGAGGCATACGGGGGCCCCATTTGGACCATCACCAGCAATTCTCAGGGGGCACACTTAGCA ATTGGATGTGAAGATGGGACAGTGAAGTTGTTTGAGGTACTAGAAGAGAGCATTCAGTTTGAGCGCAATCTGGACAGACAGAAAG GTCGCATCATATCCCTCTCCTGGCACCCCTCTGGCACACAGATTGCTGCTGGCATGATGGACATGATCCGTGTCTTTGATGTCCCGACAG GTCGTGCTGTACAGAGGCTCCTGGTGGACCGGGGCTTTGGAGGCTCTAAGAGTCGGGAGACTGTAGTCTGGAGTGTAGTCTTCCTGTCAGACTGTACTATCATCAGTGGTGACTCTGCTGGGAAGGTCCAAGTCTGGGACGGACACACCGGTACGCTCGTCAAAACACACCTGGTGACCAAGTGGGATGTGCTGGCACTGTCTGTCTCCAAG GATGAGAGCAGCGTGGTGGTGGGGACGTCAGAGGGTACTGTGATCCAGTTCCAGTTCATTGCTCCTACTCTGCAGCAGCAGCAAGACAAGGAGTGGGTCAGAACCAGGACCTTCAAGAACCACACGCATGATGTCAGAGCCCTGGCTGAGATCGAGACCGCCATCGTCTCTGGAG GTATGGATACCCAGCTTGTAGTGAGACCCCTCTTGGAGAAGTTTGATGAGAGGTCACATGCTTCGGCACTTCGCAAGATCCACTTTCCCCAT CGGAATCTAGTATTTTGTGCAAAGAAGGCAGGGCTACTGCTCTTCCAGTTCCCTGGCCAGCTGGAGCTGTGGAGactgggagagagtgatggacATG GGAAGCCAGGAGACAGTTTGCCTCTGAAGAGGAAACCTGAGAAACTCCTCCATCTCAAGAGAAAG GGTGAGGATCATATCTGCTGCAGTGCTCTGTCCCCCTGCGGAGGATGGCTAGCCTACTCCACCATGTCCAGTGTACGTCTCTACAGGCTGCAGACGGACAATAATGACATCAGTATAACCAAG GTACCCAAGCTTCCAAAGATCCTGCGCTCTGCACACCAGCTGTGTTTCTCTTCAGACTCCTCCAAACTGTTTGCTGCTTCCAGCCAATCATCAGTCCTCGTTATTGCCCTTAGCCAATCTGAGTGCAAGTATGTGCACACCCTCAAGCCTAAGTCAG GATCCAGACAGCCCATTCACTTAATGACTAACAGTGTGGATGGGAAGTGGCTGGCGACAGCAAATAGTGACTGTGAGATTCACGTCTACAATGTACAGAAACTAAAG CTCCACTGTATAGTACCTGTGTATGGTTCCTGTCCCAGTGCCATGGGGATCCACCCCACCACCAACAACCTGACCATGGTGCACGCTGACCAACAG ATATTTGAGTACTCCATAGTGGAGAAGCAGTACACAGACTGGAGCCGAAAGCTTCAGAAGCAGGGGCTTCACAACTTGTGGTTGGACCGGGACACTCCCGTCACCCACGTGACCTTCAACCCTAAAAATCCTGAACAGATCCTCTTGCACGACATGCACATGTTCTGCATCATCGACCAAAGTCTG CCCCTCCCTGACCAGAAGAACCAGTTCTACAATCAGATGACCCTCAGAAACCTATCAGAGCAGGAGAGGCCCAGTCATCTCCATGCTTTCAAAATATGTAAAACCTTccag
- the LOC118401307 gene encoding U3 small nucleolar RNA-associated protein 4 homolog isoform X1 encodes MFGKSEENTKERDDKTSNCFLRLATMGEFKVHRVRFFDYMPTAIRAMAFNAHTERLALGRMDGSVEIFNFADHYFQEKVIPGKDSRSIEALCWVGGRLFSAGLNGEITEYDLENLRPKYSLEAYGGPIWTITSNSQGAHLAIGCEDGTVKLFEVLEESIQFERNLDRQKGRIISLSWHPSGTQIAAGMMDMIRVFDVPTGRAVQRLLVDRGFGGSKSRETVVWSVVFLSDCTIISGDSAGKVQVWDGHTGTLVKTHLVTKWDVLALSVSKDESSVVVGTSEGTVIQFQFIAPTLQQQQDKEWVRTRTFKNHTHDVRALAEIETAIVSGGMDTQLVVRPLLEKFDERSHASALRKIHFPHRNLVFCAKKAGLLLFQFPGQLELWRLGESDGHGKPGDSLPLKRKPEKLLHLKRKGEDHICCSALSPCGGWLAYSTMSSVRLYRLQTDNNDISITKVPKLPKILRSAHQLCFSSDSSKLFAASSQSSVLVIALSQSECKYVHTLKPKSGSRQPIHLMTNSVDGKWLATANSDCEIHVYNVQKLKLHCIVPVYGSCPSAMGIHPTTNNLTMVHADQQIFEYSIVEKQYTDWSRKLQKQGLHNLWLDRDTPVTHVTFNPKNPEQILLHDMHMFCIIDQSLPLPDQKNQFYNQMTLRNLSEQERPSHLHAFKICKTFQDLLSVSLLDDQSLVMVERPLLAITSQLPAPVRQKKFAT; translated from the exons ATGTTTGGGAAAAGTGAAGAAAACACTAAAGAAAGGGACGATAAAA CATCCAACTGTTTTCTTAGATTAGCGACAATGGGGGAGTTTAAAGTGCACCGGGTTCGATTTTTCGACTACATGCCAACTGCCATCAGAGCTATGGCATTCAATGCCCACACAGAGAGATTGGCCCTGGGACGAATGGATGGGAGTGTGGAGATTTTCAACTTCGCAGACCACTATTTCCAGGAAAAG GTTATTCCAGGGAAGGACTCCCGGTCAATCGAGGCCCTGTGTTGGGTTGGAGGACGCCTGTTCAGTGCTGGCCTAAATGGAGAGATCACAGAATATGATCTGGAAAACCTGAGACCCAAGTACTCCCTGGAGGCATACGGGGGCCCCATTTGGACCATCACCAGCAATTCTCAGGGGGCACACTTAGCA ATTGGATGTGAAGATGGGACAGTGAAGTTGTTTGAGGTACTAGAAGAGAGCATTCAGTTTGAGCGCAATCTGGACAGACAGAAAG GTCGCATCATATCCCTCTCCTGGCACCCCTCTGGCACACAGATTGCTGCTGGCATGATGGACATGATCCGTGTCTTTGATGTCCCGACAG GTCGTGCTGTACAGAGGCTCCTGGTGGACCGGGGCTTTGGAGGCTCTAAGAGTCGGGAGACTGTAGTCTGGAGTGTAGTCTTCCTGTCAGACTGTACTATCATCAGTGGTGACTCTGCTGGGAAGGTCCAAGTCTGGGACGGACACACCGGTACGCTCGTCAAAACACACCTGGTGACCAAGTGGGATGTGCTGGCACTGTCTGTCTCCAAG GATGAGAGCAGCGTGGTGGTGGGGACGTCAGAGGGTACTGTGATCCAGTTCCAGTTCATTGCTCCTACTCTGCAGCAGCAGCAAGACAAGGAGTGGGTCAGAACCAGGACCTTCAAGAACCACACGCATGATGTCAGAGCCCTGGCTGAGATCGAGACCGCCATCGTCTCTGGAG GTATGGATACCCAGCTTGTAGTGAGACCCCTCTTGGAGAAGTTTGATGAGAGGTCACATGCTTCGGCACTTCGCAAGATCCACTTTCCCCAT CGGAATCTAGTATTTTGTGCAAAGAAGGCAGGGCTACTGCTCTTCCAGTTCCCTGGCCAGCTGGAGCTGTGGAGactgggagagagtgatggacATG GGAAGCCAGGAGACAGTTTGCCTCTGAAGAGGAAACCTGAGAAACTCCTCCATCTCAAGAGAAAG GGTGAGGATCATATCTGCTGCAGTGCTCTGTCCCCCTGCGGAGGATGGCTAGCCTACTCCACCATGTCCAGTGTACGTCTCTACAGGCTGCAGACGGACAATAATGACATCAGTATAACCAAG GTACCCAAGCTTCCAAAGATCCTGCGCTCTGCACACCAGCTGTGTTTCTCTTCAGACTCCTCCAAACTGTTTGCTGCTTCCAGCCAATCATCAGTCCTCGTTATTGCCCTTAGCCAATCTGAGTGCAAGTATGTGCACACCCTCAAGCCTAAGTCAG GATCCAGACAGCCCATTCACTTAATGACTAACAGTGTGGATGGGAAGTGGCTGGCGACAGCAAATAGTGACTGTGAGATTCACGTCTACAATGTACAGAAACTAAAG CTCCACTGTATAGTACCTGTGTATGGTTCCTGTCCCAGTGCCATGGGGATCCACCCCACCACCAACAACCTGACCATGGTGCACGCTGACCAACAG ATATTTGAGTACTCCATAGTGGAGAAGCAGTACACAGACTGGAGCCGAAAGCTTCAGAAGCAGGGGCTTCACAACTTGTGGTTGGACCGGGACACTCCCGTCACCCACGTGACCTTCAACCCTAAAAATCCTGAACAGATCCTCTTGCACGACATGCACATGTTCTGCATCATCGACCAAAGTCTG CCCCTCCCTGACCAGAAGAACCAGTTCTACAATCAGATGACCCTCAGAAACCTATCAGAGCAGGAGAGGCCCAGTCATCTCCATGCTTTCAAAATATGTAAAACCTTccag